A single region of the Salvia splendens isolate huo1 chromosome 18, SspV2, whole genome shotgun sequence genome encodes:
- the LOC121777290 gene encoding peptide-N4-(N-acetyl-beta-glucosaminyl)asparagine amidase A-like encodes MKTKMHPSLLLLLLSLLILLPFSAASPPPFQRYPLPSARRSTIPPQTQIEVTRPLPFDALTPACTLPLFNHTFAHTSGLPPSAANYSAPLNCTWSNAVLHFSAAANGTQVDRIAAVWLAGAELLRTSTPESTPDGVSWSFTKDVTRFSALLSRKNLSLSVMLENTVDEFYTGAFDVNITFLFYNIKNSSIHNRRSLNSSPRKIIRNQRRQSAAINASLELDQIPADLIIPVSAAGEEGYWFKIQTGNDAVYQGIQIPNNTYRAVIEVFVSAHGDDEFWYTNPPDFYIESNGLNITLGHGVYREVLVTLDDNVVGSVLPFPVIYTGGINPLFWDPIVAIGAFNLPSYEIELTPFLGILLDDKKHYFGFGVADAISFWLVDANLHLWLDDGPVKVQAGPIKYKNPNNCVERESSFAQLNGKFETEGERKTEFSGWVYSSAGNLTTSVTTKLEFENEINYKSNGTIVKVEHEVKVKKQIQISLPSSGTVASFSVESKYPLELKTTSVAGSGPDNYLVSTELEVSYQEEKKIDHFQSKLTNKQECSGWMFVHGEDVLSGAGATSQTYTVKDSLGCYSRKVSADEGAVVSDNENFLCSAGVVSGSSA; translated from the coding sequence ctcctcctctcactcctcatcctcctccccTTCTCCGCCGCCTCCCCGCCGCCGTTCCAGCGCTACCCCCTCCCCTCCGCCCGCCGCTCCACCATCCCGCCCCAAACGCAAATCGAAGTCACCCGCCCCCTCCCCTTCGACGCCCTCACCCCCGCCTGCACCCTCCCCCTCTTCAACCACACCTTCGCCCACACCTCCGGCCTCCCCCCCTCCGCCGCCAACTACTCCGCCCCCCTCAACTGCACCTGGTCCAACGCCGTCCTCCacttctccgccgccgccaacgGCACGCAAGTCGACCGCATCGCCGCCGTCTGGCTCGCCGGTGCCGAGCTCCTTCGCACCAGCACCCCCGAATCCACCCCCGACGGCGTCTCCTGGTCCTTCACCAAGGACGTCACCCGCTTCTCCGCCCTCCTCAGCCGGAAAAACCTCTCCCTCTCCGTCATGTTAGAGAACACCGTCGATGAATTCTACACCGGCGCATTCGACGTCAATATCACCTTCCTCTTctacaacatcaaaaattccTCAATCCACAACCGCCGCTCTCTCAATTCGAGCCCTAGAAAAATCATACGCAATCAACGGCGGCAGTCCGCCGCGATCAATGCTTCACTCGAATTAGACCAAATCCCCGCCGATTTGATCATCCCGGTCTCCGCTGCGGGAGAGGAAGGGTACTGGTTTAAAATCCAGACTGGAAACGACGCCGTTTACCAGGGGATTCAAATCCCTAACAACACCTACAGAGCTGTAATCGAGGTCTTCGTCTCCGCCCACGGCGACGACGAATTCTGGTACACGAATCCACCGGATTTCTACATCGAAAGCAACGGATTGAACATCACGCTCGGCCACGGCGTCTACCGAGAAGTTCTCGTCACGCTCGACGACAATGTCGTCGGATCGGTCCTCCCCTTCCCTGTAATCTACACCGGCGGCATAAACCCTCTGTTTTGGGATCCAATCGTCGCAATCGGCGCTTTCAATCTACCTTCCTACGAAATTGAGCTCACTCCATTTCTAGGCATTCTACTCGACGACAAAAAGCACTACTTCGGATTCGGCGTCGCCGACGCCATCTCCTTCTGGCTCGTCGACGCGAATCTGCACCTCTGGCTCGACGACGGTCCGGTGAAGGTCCAAGCCGGTCCGATCAAGTACAAAAACCCTAACAATTGCGTCGAGCGCGAATCCAGCTTCGCGCAGCTCAACGGCAAATTCGAAACCgaaggagagagaaaaacaGAATTCTCCGGCTGGGTGTACTCCAGCGCCGGAAACTTAACCACAAGCGTCACAACGAAGCTCGAATTCGAAAACGAGATCAACTACAAGAGCAACGGAACgatcgtgaaggtcgagcacgAGGTGAAAGTGAAGAAGCAGATCCAGATCTCGCTGCCGTCCTCCGGCACGGTGGCGAGCTTCAGCGTGGAGTCGAAATACCCGCTGGAGCTGAAGACGACGTCGGTCGCCGGATCTGGACCGGATAACTACCTCGTGTCGACGGAGCTGGAGGTGTCGTACcaggaggagaagaagatcgACCACTTCCAGAGCAAATTGACGAACAAGCAAGAGTGCAGCGGCTGGATGTTCGTCCACGGCGAGGACGTCCTCTCCGGCGCCGGAGCGACGTCGCAGACTTACACGGTGAAGGATAGCCTCGGATGCTACTCTCGGAAGGTCTCGGCCGACGAAGGCGCCGTCGTCAGCGACAACGAGAATTTCCTCTGCTCCGCCGGAGTTGTTTCTGGATCGTCTGCTTAG